In Ptychodera flava strain L36383 unplaced genomic scaffold, AS_Pfla_20210202 Scaffold_114__1_contigs__length_228029_pilon, whole genome shotgun sequence, the sequence AATTTTGTTCTCTGTAAACTTACCTGTGAATAGTTGAAGACTGGGATCATGCCCAACATTAATTAACATAGCCACTTGTTGGAATAACACATTGGTCACATTTTTCAATCTTTCAACAAGGCAAGGCTAAGACTAACTCTTATCTGACAAAAGCTGGCCAGTGACttcttattaattttgactgaatATCAGAGGAGATACTTTGTGAACATAAacccttttatgttttttttctctagCCAGCGGTCATCATCAGTGAAGAAGGCTATTGCCTTGTGGAATGAAAAAAGTATATTGATGCGCAACGTCTTTTTTCTACTAGTGTCAGTATTTCAGAAGAGATGGTGCAAACAGTAATAAAGGTAAAAAGTCAATTCTATGTTCAGTTCTTTTATGTAATGTGCCTAAGGATACTGTTGTGACATCTTGCTAGTCCAGTGTGTGACATGGTCTGATCAGCAGAATGCCATGACCTTAAATCAGCCCTAGTTTTCTTGCCATGTTCAAGGAAAACTTCTTTACTTTCAAAGTAGGTTTCTATTGGTGTGGCATCTTCttattgtttacttttgtgAATTACTGTGTCATTGTCTTGTTTCAGTCACTTCGTGCACACAATGTTAATTACATTGTTGCCCCATATGAAGCAGATGCTCAAATGGCATACCTGTCAAAATGTGGAGTAGTGCAAGGTGTTATCACTGAAGATTCAGATGTCCTTGTGTATGGTGCATCAAAGGTAGAGTTGCAAGCATTTCTTTTTggcataatattttaaatttgcccTGTAAAGGGTTTGATTTTTCGAAAGCAAATCTACAGCaatagcaatagtttacttgcTTTATTATAGTGAACTCATCAGCTGGCCTATATATCGATAAATACAATTTCTTGATGTTTAATTTTTAATCTGATTATAATGTTGTCAACAATGAGTGTTAGCTATACATGTGCATGTTTTGTTAACAAATAAATTAGAATGTCGAAGACTCTGTTTTACCACATGGCATGTCCTAATAGTGACTCCTTTATCCAATGTCATTTTCTAGGTGTTCACAAAGATTGATATTGATCATGGTACAGCACAGTTAGTAGAAGCCAATAGGTTAGATGAATGCTTTGATATTGAGAACTGGTCAATGGCAAAGTTTAGACACCTATGTGTCTTGGCAGGATGTGACTATTTGCCTTCAATACCTGGGATTGGAATTATTAGAGCTCGTGAATTTGTCGCAAAGATTAAAGATGCTGATATTTTCAAGGTAAAGTAACAAATAAATTGTGTATTAtgaactttgaatgaaattctaTCACTGTTGTTAATTTGTTCTGAAGTGCTGCATGAAGTAAATATGTACTGGCTGTCATAAGGTTGGCTGCCATTGTGTTTTGGAACCACAAACTATTAGGCAAACTGCATTTAACACTTGATATGTATTTGATGAAATGGACTGTAAggactttatttatttatttatttatttcaggcTGTAAGTAGGATGGGACTTTATTTAGGACGATCAATTGAAATCCCACAGGAGTATGTATCAAACTTCAAGAAGGCAGTTGACACTTTTAAGTATCACCTTGTGTTTGATATAGAATCAAGGAAGACAGTGCCAATTAATGATTATGAAGATGGATCATCTCATGTCAACATGCCATTTGCAGGAAAGTATCCTTTATTAGAAGCACTGTAATGCATGAATTACCAGTTAATTATACTTCCCCGACAGAATGTACCTAGTTATGTTATTCTTCCTTAACAAGTAACAGTATGTTAGACAGTGATGTGGCTTTTGACCTGGCCATAGGCAATCGATCAACATCTACCTTGGAAGTGATTAATAACTACACACCACCAGCCCTCTATAACAAGGTATGATTTTTAAAAGGAGTACAAATATATGCCCAGAATAATGCAACATTCAAAACATTGACTTTTCATTGGAAAATACTAAATTTTGAAGTTGGCATCATTAATGTCAGCCTTCAACACTGGCAAACCATGTACTAAATGAATGGCAGCTACATGCCCAATCATGTTTAGGTGTGCGTGGACAgttaaaactacatgtacattttcaattATAAAAGCTTTATCAGTGCCAACAAAATTTATCCAGGACAGTATACCCCTTGCTGTAATTTCCAGAAATTGCCATAGGAACTTCTgtgatttttgttgcctttgctGTATTTTGGGTTCTTTGTAACGATAATTTCGTCATTTCAGGTTGCAGCCCCAGAATTAGTGGCAACAATACAAGAAATTGGTGAAAGTTTAAAGTGGACCATTCCGTCATGCCCTGTCATTACACTGAACTTGACGCGGGTCAAGTTCTCAACAGCAAACAATGAGTTGTACCAAGGTTTGGGGAATGGCATGATTCAGACATCAGATCACAGACTTCTATTATCAAGTGATATGCAGATCACATGCAACAAACATTGTAAGATTCAGGTGGATAATAATGAGTATGTTTTACTTTGGAAATGGGACTTCACAGGAGACATTTATGACCTTGATTCTTTTGGAAGTCTCACAGTAAGTGATGAATCAAGCTATGATCCCTCAGAATCATTGTTCAGTGATTATTCACATGAAAATATCTCAGAGGATGAACAAGAGGAAATAATTCACACACTGCCCTTCAAAGTTATGGGATCAGGGTACTCTCAACAGGTGCAGCAGACACTAGAACAGGGTCATGTAAGGTTGAGTTCTGGGGAAACTGTGAATGTAAAGTTGAGACCAGATCCAGACAATGAATTTGACAAAGAGGCAATAGCAGTCGATTTTGATGTAGGCTTCGGTTTTGTGGAAGTTGGTTTTATTCAAAAAGAACTGACGAAGTATATTCACCCTCTTCTGCACTCAAACAAAATAAAGATGTAAAAGTGAACCACATTAAGTTCCGAACTACATTTATGGTGGTTGGGTTTTATGCCAAAATTAGTATCACAAGGGTGGGAAGTGTTTGGGAACCTGAAGTTATCCGGAAAAGTTTGACTGTGAGGTAGTTGCCTACTGTATGAATAAGTGAGTTTTCCTAATTCTGTTTTGCTTGATAGTGtaataaaatacataaaatacacaaatagtgcattcTGGAGTATTACATATTAGAAAATTCTATTCCAaaggtatgtacatgtatggtagCAGGTACAAACATTATTTTCCAGTACTGTAATTTACTTTAAGAGGAATAACTGCACATCAGCATTCAACATAGTTGCTGCATGATTTTTTACTTATATCTGTAATACTGGTCAGTGAACAGACATATCTCTGGAATAGCTTTAAatatacccacaaatatacagacatgcaaatcagatgcaaatgaactgattcagcttatacgataacctcacattggtacaccaaatgtgagctaaaaatgaaaatgttcaaaattgtcACAGCAATGTTGGAGGTGGTGGGAGGGGTTCTGGCAAATTATGGAATCTAGCTCTCACAGTCAATGAGCCACGCTGAGGTAAGGAGGCCCGATTCGCTTGGAAAACTCCAGGATCAGATCGCCGTTGAATCTTGATCTTATCAAGGCGCTCCACTCCACCTTTCGACGGTTGGTTGAAATTCTGTACAGGCCCAATAGTGTAGCGGTCCTCAGAACCAGTCCAGTAATAAAATGGTAGATCTGGATTAACTCGCTTGGCGAATTCATTGCATATTTTCCTAAATGAAGAAAATACACATGATGAAAATGTACCACTAAACTATGCATTACAAATAAAAGGCATTCCAATGGTAAATAAGCAGTGGAAGTAAATGGTCTTAACCAATTAAAAGTTTTCTATGGCACAGTTTGATTAGTTACAGGGAAATGGAGTGAAAGGGTTTTAAGTGATTGTACCTTTCCATCCCCTCTATTCTCTGCACAGCGTTTTTGCATGTGTTTTGATGGGCTTATTGGGGTCCTTCTAATAGCAACATAAGAAGTCCAAAA encodes:
- the LOC139126652 gene encoding uncharacterized protein isoform X2: MVQTVIKSLRAHNVNYIVAPYEADAQMAYLSKCGVVQGVITEDSDVLVYGASKVFTKIDIDHGTAQLVEANRLDECFDIENWSMAKFRHLCVLAGCDYLPSIPGIGIIRAREFVAKIKDADIFKAVSRMGLYLGRSIEIPQEYVSNFKKAVDTFKYHLVFDIESRKTVPINDYEDGSSHVNMPFAGNMLDSDVAFDLAIGNRSTSTLEVINNYTPPALYNKVAAPELVATIQEIGESLKWTIPSCPVITLNLTRVKFSTANNELYQGLGNGMIQTSDHRLLLSSDMQITCNKHCKIQVDNNEYVLLWKWDFTGDIYDLDSFGSLTVSDESSYDPSESLFSDYSHENISEDEQEEIIHTLPFKVMGSGYSQQVQQTLEQGHVRLSSGETVNVKLRPDPDNEFDKEAIAVDFDVGFGFVEVGFIQKELTKYIHPLLHSNKIKM
- the LOC139126652 gene encoding uncharacterized protein isoform X3, translated to MAYLSKCGVVQGVITEDSDVLVYGASKVFTKIDIDHGTAQLVEANRLDECFDIENWSMAKFRHLCVLAGCDYLPSIPGIGIIRAREFVAKIKDADIFKAVSRMGLYLGRSIEIPQEYVSNFKKAVDTFKYHLVFDIESRKTVPINDYEDGSSHVNMPFAGNMLDSDVAFDLAIGNRSTSTLEVINNYTPPALYNKVAAPELVATIQEIGESLKWTIPSCPVITLNLTRVKFSTANNELYQGLGNGMIQTSDHRLLLSSDMQITCNKHCKIQVDNNEYVLLWKWDFTGDIYDLDSFGSLTVSDESSYDPSESLFSDYSHENISEDEQEEIIHTLPFKVMGSGYSQQVQQTLEQGHVRLSSGETVNVKLRPDPDNEFDKEAIAVDFDVGFGFVEVGFIQKELTKYIHPLLHSNKIKM
- the LOC139126652 gene encoding uncharacterized protein isoform X1 — its product is MFKENFFTFKVGFYWCGIFLLFTFVNYCVIVLFQSLRAHNVNYIVAPYEADAQMAYLSKCGVVQGVITEDSDVLVYGASKVFTKIDIDHGTAQLVEANRLDECFDIENWSMAKFRHLCVLAGCDYLPSIPGIGIIRAREFVAKIKDADIFKAVSRMGLYLGRSIEIPQEYVSNFKKAVDTFKYHLVFDIESRKTVPINDYEDGSSHVNMPFAGNMLDSDVAFDLAIGNRSTSTLEVINNYTPPALYNKVAAPELVATIQEIGESLKWTIPSCPVITLNLTRVKFSTANNELYQGLGNGMIQTSDHRLLLSSDMQITCNKHCKIQVDNNEYVLLWKWDFTGDIYDLDSFGSLTVSDESSYDPSESLFSDYSHENISEDEQEEIIHTLPFKVMGSGYSQQVQQTLEQGHVRLSSGETVNVKLRPDPDNEFDKEAIAVDFDVGFGFVEVGFIQKELTKYIHPLLHSNKIKM
- the LOC139126652 gene encoding uncharacterized protein isoform X4, coding for MVQTVIKVFTKIDIDHGTAQLVEANRLDECFDIENWSMAKFRHLCVLAGCDYLPSIPGIGIIRAREFVAKIKDADIFKAVSRMGLYLGRSIEIPQEYVSNFKKAVDTFKYHLVFDIESRKTVPINDYEDGSSHVNMPFAGNMLDSDVAFDLAIGNRSTSTLEVINNYTPPALYNKVAAPELVATIQEIGESLKWTIPSCPVITLNLTRVKFSTANNELYQGLGNGMIQTSDHRLLLSSDMQITCNKHCKIQVDNNEYVLLWKWDFTGDIYDLDSFGSLTVSDESSYDPSESLFSDYSHENISEDEQEEIIHTLPFKVMGSGYSQQVQQTLEQGHVRLSSGETVNVKLRPDPDNEFDKEAIAVDFDVGFGFVEVGFIQKELTKYIHPLLHSNKIKM